One Glutamicibacter halophytocola DNA segment encodes these proteins:
- a CDS encoding pyridoxal phosphate-dependent decarboxylase family protein, with the protein MGASLPTLQIPDVPLPLYDDALLCADTAGAYEEASHRAVSLVADKFATVNAPTTGPSPQQMAAKIDHVDLRSPLGSTEQSFSELNDLYLNDAVYFHDTKYAAHLNCPVAIPAVVAENFVTSVNTSMDTFDQSAGATLIERKLIGFTAELIGFDPGKADGIFTSGGTQSNLQAMLIARNTATAQLQGSLPERLAKLRIYCSEDAHFSIRNAAMLLGMGYEAAVAIPTDAQHRMDAQALRSRLAEDLNAGLVPMAISATSGTTDFGAIDPLNQLRAIATEVGAWLHVDAAYGCGLLVSNRHRHRLDGIEQADSVTVDYHKSFFQPIGSSALVVRSGSNFESIAHYAEYLNPAAEAAATPNQVSKSLQTTRRFDALKLWVTLRTLGASRLGEMFDQVIALAEDAQQEVAMRAQLHLVADVQLSTLVFSFEDPEHRLELAEHNALANQIRHRLYSSGEAMIAATTVAGKRLLKLTLLNPNTTLADISEILDAICRIGTEILAERTTGDKK; encoded by the coding sequence TTGGGTGCCTCACTACCTACCCTGCAAATCCCTGATGTCCCCCTCCCGCTCTACGACGACGCGCTGCTCTGCGCAGACACCGCAGGCGCGTACGAAGAGGCTTCACATCGCGCGGTGTCCCTCGTTGCCGACAAGTTCGCAACCGTCAACGCCCCCACTACCGGGCCGAGCCCGCAGCAGATGGCGGCCAAGATCGACCACGTCGATCTGCGCTCGCCATTGGGTTCAACGGAACAGTCCTTCAGCGAACTCAATGACCTCTACCTCAACGACGCGGTCTACTTCCACGACACGAAGTACGCGGCTCACCTGAACTGCCCCGTTGCCATCCCCGCGGTCGTTGCCGAAAACTTCGTCACCAGCGTCAATACGTCGATGGACACCTTCGACCAGAGCGCCGGCGCCACCCTGATCGAACGCAAACTGATCGGCTTCACTGCCGAGCTCATTGGTTTTGATCCTGGCAAGGCCGACGGGATCTTCACATCCGGTGGCACCCAGTCAAACCTGCAGGCCATGCTCATCGCGCGGAACACTGCGACGGCCCAGCTCCAGGGTTCCCTGCCCGAACGCCTGGCCAAGCTGCGGATCTACTGCTCCGAAGACGCGCACTTCTCGATCCGCAACGCCGCGATGCTTCTGGGAATGGGCTACGAAGCGGCTGTTGCCATCCCTACCGATGCCCAGCACCGCATGGATGCCCAGGCGCTGCGCAGCCGCCTTGCCGAAGACCTCAACGCGGGCCTTGTCCCCATGGCCATATCGGCCACCAGCGGCACCACCGATTTCGGCGCCATCGATCCGCTGAACCAGCTGCGGGCCATCGCCACCGAGGTCGGGGCCTGGCTGCATGTTGATGCGGCCTACGGCTGCGGATTGCTCGTCTCGAACCGGCACCGCCACCGCCTTGATGGAATTGAGCAGGCTGACTCGGTCACCGTGGACTACCACAAGTCCTTCTTCCAGCCCATCGGCTCCAGCGCCCTGGTCGTCCGTTCAGGTTCAAACTTCGAGTCCATCGCGCACTACGCCGAATACCTGAACCCGGCCGCCGAAGCCGCCGCCACCCCCAATCAGGTATCAAAATCCCTGCAGACCACGCGCCGATTCGACGCGCTGAAATTGTGGGTCACGCTGCGCACGCTCGGGGCCTCGCGGCTGGGCGAAATGTTCGACCAGGTCATCGCGCTGGCCGAAGATGCGCAACAAGAAGTGGCGATGCGCGCCCAGCTCCATTTGGTGGCAGATGTCCAGCTAAGCACCCTGGTCTTCTCATTCGAGGATCCAGAGCACCGCCTGGAGCTGGCCGAGCATAATGCCCTGGCCAACCAGATCCGCCACCGCCTGTACTCCAGTGGCGAAGCAATGATCGCGGCCACCACGGTGGCCGGAAAGCGCCTGCTCAAGCTCACCCTGCTCAACCCGAACACAACGCTGGCCGACATCAGCGAAATCCTCGATGCCATCTGCCGCATCGGAACCGAAATTCTTGCCGAACGCACCACCGGAGACAAAAAATGA
- a CDS encoding GNAT family N-acetyltransferase, which translates to MSTFTFRSVELPQDTALLHSWIATEHAAFWGMPTATETEIAAEYSSLLATEDYEVLLGLDGSGAARFLLELYNPAASPLAGAYNYVRGDRGLHFLAPASDHPQPGFTLEAMTAAVNHAFARPGIERIIVEPDLRNKAIHALNARVGFTPIRPIELAEHDGSIKQALLSICTRNDFETATGQRLEPCFLSPERWDIANRHVLAKALGEFSHERLLEPADLGEGSYLVQKDGHRYLFAARQFQLNHWLVEPGSLEHQELIDGHWQPAEVDAIDFVTRFYRELTLSETQLPTYLEELSSTLSSHCYKQVHATHDSAALAQFPGTAAQSFQLVESSMTEGHPCFVANNGRMGVGRSDYLRYAPETGAALNLGWAAAHKSRAQFDSIDTLDYDSLLGSQLGAGEREQLELALDRSLFGTGYRAEDYLFIPVHPWQWENRLSITFANDIARKQLIWLGTSGDEYQAQQSIRTFFNLSDPTRHYVKTAMSILNMGFMRGLSAEYMKVTPAINQWLGELFESDPVLSTQPVALLREIAAVGYRNPQFEAATDKSAAQRKMLAALWRESPINLLEEGQTLATMASLLHVDSQGKSFAAALIRRSGLDPAQWLAQYFDAYLVPLVHCLAAYDLVFMPHGENVIMILENGAVKKVLLKDLGEEIAVLSDRVQLPEEIRRVRTGGDPVLSVFTDVFDSFFRFLAPLLDVEGILPEEDFWKIVVERLLDYRAEHPEFAQRFDELGLFEKSFPLSCLNRLQLRNNQQMLDLTDQSGGLLYAGDLENPLAFAVLAAN; encoded by the coding sequence ATGAGCACCTTTACCTTCCGTTCTGTCGAATTGCCCCAGGACACCGCCTTGCTGCACTCCTGGATCGCCACCGAGCACGCCGCTTTCTGGGGCATGCCCACCGCGACCGAAACAGAAATTGCCGCCGAATACAGCTCGTTGCTGGCCACCGAAGACTATGAAGTCCTCCTCGGACTCGATGGCTCCGGGGCCGCCCGTTTCCTTCTCGAGCTGTACAACCCGGCCGCCTCGCCACTGGCCGGGGCCTACAACTACGTCCGCGGTGATCGCGGCCTGCATTTCCTGGCCCCAGCCAGTGATCACCCGCAGCCAGGATTCACCCTTGAAGCGATGACCGCCGCGGTGAATCATGCATTCGCCCGGCCCGGCATCGAGCGGATTATCGTTGAACCAGATCTGCGCAACAAGGCCATCCATGCGCTCAACGCCCGCGTCGGTTTCACCCCAATCCGCCCCATTGAGCTTGCCGAGCACGATGGATCGATCAAGCAGGCGCTGCTCTCGATCTGCACCCGCAATGATTTCGAGACAGCGACCGGCCAACGCCTTGAGCCCTGCTTCCTCTCCCCCGAGCGCTGGGACATCGCCAATCGCCATGTGCTGGCCAAAGCCCTGGGCGAGTTCTCCCACGAACGCTTGCTGGAGCCCGCCGATCTTGGCGAGGGCAGCTACTTGGTGCAGAAGGATGGACACCGCTATCTCTTTGCCGCACGCCAGTTCCAGCTCAATCACTGGCTGGTGGAGCCAGGCAGCCTGGAGCACCAGGAACTTATCGATGGGCACTGGCAGCCTGCAGAAGTGGATGCCATCGACTTCGTGACACGCTTCTATCGCGAGCTGACCCTCTCCGAGACGCAGTTGCCCACCTACTTGGAAGAACTGTCTTCTACGCTCTCCAGCCATTGCTACAAGCAGGTTCATGCCACTCACGACTCCGCCGCCCTGGCGCAGTTCCCAGGCACCGCGGCACAGTCCTTCCAGCTCGTCGAATCCTCCATGACCGAAGGCCATCCGTGCTTCGTGGCGAATAATGGCCGCATGGGTGTGGGCCGCAGCGACTACCTGCGGTATGCGCCGGAAACCGGTGCGGCCCTGAACCTCGGGTGGGCGGCCGCGCACAAATCCCGTGCCCAGTTCGACTCCATCGACACCCTGGATTACGATTCGCTGCTTGGCAGCCAGCTGGGCGCCGGCGAACGCGAACAGCTGGAGCTGGCGCTGGACCGGTCGTTGTTCGGCACTGGCTACCGCGCCGAGGACTACCTGTTCATCCCGGTGCACCCATGGCAATGGGAAAACCGCCTGTCCATCACCTTCGCCAACGACATTGCCCGCAAGCAGCTGATCTGGCTTGGCACCAGCGGCGACGAGTACCAGGCCCAGCAGTCGATCCGCACCTTCTTCAATCTTTCCGATCCGACGCGCCACTACGTCAAGACCGCGATGTCCATATTGAATATGGGCTTCATGCGCGGCTTGAGCGCTGAATACATGAAGGTCACTCCAGCCATCAACCAGTGGCTGGGCGAGCTGTTCGAGAGCGATCCGGTGCTCTCTACCCAGCCGGTTGCCCTGCTGCGGGAAATTGCTGCCGTTGGCTACCGCAATCCGCAGTTCGAAGCGGCGACCGACAAGAGCGCAGCGCAACGCAAAATGCTCGCGGCCCTCTGGCGCGAGTCGCCGATCAACCTGCTGGAAGAGGGCCAGACCCTGGCCACCATGGCCAGCCTCTTGCATGTGGATTCACAGGGCAAGTCCTTCGCCGCGGCGCTGATCCGGCGCAGCGGTTTGGACCCTGCCCAATGGCTGGCCCAATACTTCGACGCCTATCTGGTGCCTTTGGTGCACTGCTTGGCCGCTTACGACCTGGTCTTCATGCCGCACGGCGAGAACGTGATCATGATCCTGGAAAACGGCGCGGTGAAGAAGGTGCTGCTCAAGGATCTGGGCGAAGAAATTGCGGTGCTTTCCGACCGGGTTCAGTTGCCAGAAGAAATCCGCCGGGTGCGCACCGGTGGAGATCCGGTGCTCTCGGTCTTCACCGACGTATTCGATTCCTTCTTCCGCTTCCTGGCACCGCTGCTGGATGTCGAAGGCATCCTGCCCGAAGAAGACTTCTGGAAGATCGTGGTTGAACGACTGCTGGATTACCGTGCCGAGCATCCTGAATTTGCGCAGCGCTTTGACGAGCTGGGGCTCTTTGAAAAATCGTTCCCGCTCTCTTGCCTGAACCGGTTGCAGCTTCGCAACAACCAGCAAATGCTGGACCTGACCGACCAGTCCGGCGGCTTGCTCTACGCCGGCGACCTGGAGAACCCGTTGGCGTTTGCGGTGCTGGCCGCCAACTAG
- a CDS encoding MFS transporter, whose protein sequence is MDEPERHVQSQRYLVGSNTTDAAGRTLTDITIDLLFVGTLGATAMQMGLLNTLGSLAFVFASIPAGHLVDTSSALKVLRIGMAGKLAVLACLAVLAMSGALNIAMGLVLCTLLGICNVFSETAQTSAVPRMIGDDSESRPLGISKLIARLSAADQSMTVIIPALAGTGFALFGAPALLSAAAALCALALMMAWRIRDYRENQRADPVPCKSARSSSMLAGLRYLAANRQLLAATVAVALSNLGLAIGSSVEAIFVINDLGYGEAGFGLYASISGAGGLIGALVATRISGKFSSPALLLRTGLAQIALASMVLAAAFTSDAWSIGLLGVHALGWGSAALILNVSASSWLVEIVPEHVLGRVLSARRLLTFGAVPVGSMLGGALGTAAGTQAALAAWVIASMLAVLGFVILRDASNS, encoded by the coding sequence ATGGATGAGCCCGAACGGCATGTGCAGAGCCAGCGTTATCTGGTGGGCTCGAATACCACCGATGCTGCTGGGCGCACGCTGACCGACATCACCATTGACCTGCTCTTTGTCGGAACCTTGGGCGCAACAGCCATGCAGATGGGCCTGCTGAACACGCTCGGATCGCTCGCCTTCGTTTTTGCCAGCATCCCGGCCGGGCACCTTGTTGATACAAGCTCGGCGCTGAAGGTATTGCGCATCGGCATGGCGGGAAAACTTGCTGTCCTGGCATGTCTCGCAGTGCTCGCAATGAGCGGCGCCTTGAACATCGCCATGGGGCTGGTGCTGTGCACGCTGTTGGGAATCTGCAACGTCTTTTCGGAGACGGCGCAAACTTCGGCAGTGCCCAGAATGATCGGCGACGACTCCGAATCGCGGCCCCTGGGCATCAGCAAGCTCATCGCCCGGCTCAGCGCCGCGGACCAAAGCATGACGGTGATTATTCCAGCGCTCGCCGGTACCGGCTTTGCCCTATTTGGTGCGCCAGCGCTGCTCAGTGCCGCCGCGGCCCTGTGCGCCTTGGCGTTGATGATGGCGTGGAGAATTCGCGACTATCGCGAGAACCAAAGGGCCGATCCGGTTCCGTGCAAAAGCGCCCGTTCCAGCTCAATGCTGGCCGGCCTTCGCTACCTGGCCGCGAACCGGCAACTGCTCGCCGCCACTGTCGCCGTGGCCTTGTCTAATCTCGGCCTGGCCATCGGGTCATCCGTGGAGGCGATCTTTGTCATCAACGACCTCGGCTATGGCGAAGCGGGGTTCGGGCTTTATGCCTCGATCTCGGGTGCGGGCGGGCTCATTGGAGCGCTCGTGGCTACCAGGATCAGCGGAAAGTTTTCATCACCGGCCCTGCTGCTGCGCACCGGACTTGCCCAAATAGCGCTGGCCTCGATGGTGCTGGCCGCTGCATTTACGAGCGACGCGTGGAGCATCGGATTGCTGGGTGTCCATGCGCTGGGGTGGGGGAGTGCTGCTCTGATCCTCAACGTCTCGGCTTCGTCATGGCTGGTTGAAATTGTGCCCGAACACGTGCTGGGACGGGTGCTCAGCGCTCGCCGCCTCTTGACTTTCGGCGCAGTTCCCGTTGGCAGCATGCTCGGCGGGGCCTTGGGAACCGCCGCAGGAACACAAGCTGCGCTGGCTGCCTGGGTGATTGCGAGTATGCTCGCGGTGCTCGGTTTTGTGATCCTGCGCGACGCATCGAACAGCTAG
- a CDS encoding glycosyltransferase, with translation MPVAKEKPLTIVIAADTYPPDVNGAAIFCYRLATEMHARGHRVHVLAVRGNKGKTFTEIRDEAIVHRLESHSVPTHEYFRIAFPWEVNKQIDKLLSEIKPDVIHAQSHYMIGQRAIGWARKNKVRSVATNHFMPENLDPFLPFPRWFKRIVAHNSWKDMGKIFGRANAVTTPTPLAAKAMRERAKLMNVLPLSNGIEVGNYELAPGEEIMKNDFPTILFAGRLAVEKNINELIEALPLMREVPNAIIEIVGGGEQRGILEKIADELKIRDRVRFLGHVSDEELRQAYLRCDVFCQPGTAELQSLVTLEALSASKPVVLANAMALPHLVDEGVNGYMFKPGDRQDLAEKLDRVLSMDEAQRMKFGEAGHRKVLNHAQKKTMNSFEALYRGEEVSTH, from the coding sequence ATGCCCGTGGCCAAGGAAAAACCACTGACCATTGTCATTGCAGCTGACACCTATCCTCCGGATGTGAATGGCGCAGCGATATTTTGCTACCGTCTCGCCACCGAGATGCATGCACGTGGTCACCGGGTGCACGTGCTTGCGGTACGCGGAAACAAGGGCAAAACCTTCACGGAAATCCGGGACGAGGCCATCGTGCACCGGTTGGAATCCCATTCGGTGCCAACCCACGAGTATTTCCGAATCGCCTTCCCATGGGAAGTGAACAAGCAGATCGACAAGCTGCTTTCCGAGATCAAGCCGGATGTTATCCACGCGCAAAGCCACTACATGATCGGCCAGCGCGCCATCGGCTGGGCTCGAAAAAACAAGGTCCGCTCGGTGGCGACCAATCACTTCATGCCGGAGAATCTTGATCCATTCCTGCCTTTCCCGCGCTGGTTCAAGCGCATCGTGGCCCATAATTCCTGGAAGGACATGGGCAAGATTTTCGGCCGGGCCAATGCAGTCACCACGCCGACTCCCCTGGCCGCCAAAGCAATGCGCGAACGGGCGAAGCTGATGAATGTTCTGCCCCTGTCCAACGGCATTGAAGTCGGCAATTATGAGCTGGCCCCGGGGGAGGAGATCATGAAGAATGATTTTCCAACGATCCTTTTCGCTGGGCGGCTAGCGGTTGAGAAGAATATTAACGAACTGATCGAGGCATTGCCCCTGATGCGCGAAGTGCCCAATGCAATCATCGAGATCGTTGGCGGTGGCGAGCAGCGGGGCATCCTTGAAAAGATCGCTGATGAGCTCAAGATTCGCGACCGGGTGCGCTTCCTTGGTCACGTCAGTGATGAAGAGCTGCGCCAGGCTTACCTGCGCTGCGACGTTTTCTGCCAGCCAGGCACCGCTGAACTGCAGTCGCTGGTGACACTTGAAGCGCTCTCGGCTTCCAAGCCTGTTGTCTTGGCCAACGCGATGGCCCTGCCGCATCTTGTTGATGAAGGTGTCAACGGCTACATGTTCAAGCCAGGGGATCGGCAGGACCTGGCGGAGAAGCTGGACAGGGTTCTGTCCATGGATGAGGCGCAGCGCATGAAGTTCGGCGAGGCCGGACACCGCAAGGTGCTGAACCACGCGCAAAAGAAAACCATGAACTCCTTCGAAGCGCTTTATCGAGGCGAAGAAGTCTCAACGCACTGA
- a CDS encoding DMT family transporter, with the protein MVWIAIAAALCSAFCLAFGAHFQSIAVRNSVDGLELTLKNAGKLATNKGWMGGLLLMILGMALNVFALASAPLTVVQPIGAIALVITAMVNARETGITMNRPTVMAIISCMLGSVGFVLLAVTATNSNHAVTEEQSHLIEMILAGVVAIVGLATILFHRKLGAIFFIVGAGVLFGFVAVLVRTIAIAVLGIGNSSFLQLPWIAGLAVVVAGLLGSYFVQKAYSKGPPELVIAGLTVIDPIIGIAIGASILGELRPDVPVLVTVLMLVAAALAIVGVAALSRHHPDVIERRNRAEADKQLPESK; encoded by the coding sequence ATGGTCTGGATCGCTATTGCAGCGGCACTATGCAGTGCCTTTTGTCTTGCGTTTGGCGCCCACTTCCAATCCATCGCGGTTCGCAATTCCGTTGATGGGCTGGAACTGACCCTCAAGAACGCTGGAAAGCTCGCCACCAATAAGGGCTGGATGGGCGGACTGCTTCTGATGATCCTGGGCATGGCATTGAACGTCTTCGCCTTGGCCAGCGCGCCACTGACGGTGGTGCAGCCAATTGGTGCCATCGCTCTGGTCATTACAGCGATGGTCAATGCCAGGGAAACGGGCATTACGATGAATCGCCCTACGGTGATGGCGATCATCAGCTGCATGCTTGGTTCAGTCGGATTCGTTCTTCTGGCAGTGACCGCAACCAATAGCAATCATGCAGTCACCGAAGAGCAATCGCACCTGATCGAAATGATCCTCGCTGGGGTGGTGGCAATCGTGGGATTGGCCACGATCCTCTTCCATCGAAAGCTCGGCGCAATCTTCTTTATCGTGGGCGCAGGCGTGCTCTTTGGATTCGTCGCAGTCCTGGTGCGAACCATCGCCATCGCGGTTCTGGGAATTGGCAACAGCAGCTTCCTGCAGTTGCCATGGATCGCAGGTTTAGCTGTTGTCGTAGCAGGTCTTCTCGGTTCTTATTTTGTTCAAAAGGCCTACTCAAAGGGGCCTCCCGAATTGGTGATTGCGGGCTTGACCGTTATTGACCCGATCATCGGCATTGCTATTGGGGCCAGTATCCTCGGCGAATTGCGCCCCGATGTCCCAGTGCTTGTCACGGTGCTGATGCTCGTTGCCGCGGCTCTTGCCATTGTGGGTGTAGCTGCCTTGTCCCGCCACCACCCGGACGTTATCGAGCGGCGCAACCGGGCTGAAGCTGATAAACAACTGCCAGAGTCGAAATAG
- a CDS encoding glycosyltransferase family 4 protein has protein sequence MKLVIDARYTRITHHDGISRYTAGLIAATSKLADVTMLINDTRQLAMLPDVPYLKISAPTSVLEPFVALQINKLDADVVFSPMQTMGTLGRKFPVILTLHDLIYYAHPHAPKFLPMPIRIGWFLFHQVYWPQRLLLNRADAVATVSNTTAGLMRKHRLTRQRIGLVSNAPTGDFARRDPSAKPKKTLLYMGSFMEYKNVETLVRAMAYLPEHELHLLSGIKEPRRQELMELIPNGAAVVFHDGVSDHEYEQLLSECTALVTLSREEGYGLPLVEAMSMGTPVVVTDMPIFREVAEDAALYASPDDARGFAEQVRTLDESATWMEYSHRAVQRAEHYSWERSAQQLLELAKYASDHRK, from the coding sequence GTGAAACTTGTTATCGACGCACGATACACCCGCATTACCCACCATGACGGAATCAGCCGCTATACGGCTGGGCTGATTGCGGCCACCAGCAAGTTGGCTGATGTCACCATGCTCATTAATGACACCCGCCAGCTGGCCATGCTTCCCGATGTGCCCTACCTGAAGATCTCGGCTCCGACCAGTGTCCTTGAGCCATTTGTCGCCTTGCAGATCAACAAGCTGGATGCCGACGTGGTGTTTTCGCCGATGCAAACCATGGGGACCCTGGGCCGAAAATTCCCGGTTATCTTGACCCTTCATGACCTGATTTACTACGCGCATCCGCACGCGCCAAAATTCCTGCCGATGCCGATCCGTATCGGATGGTTCCTTTTCCACCAGGTCTACTGGCCGCAACGGCTGCTGCTGAATCGAGCCGACGCGGTGGCAACCGTCTCGAATACGACTGCTGGGCTCATGCGCAAGCATCGCTTGACCAGGCAGCGCATCGGCCTGGTGTCCAATGCGCCGACAGGAGACTTCGCACGGCGGGATCCAAGCGCGAAACCCAAGAAAACCCTGCTCTATATGGGGTCCTTCATGGAATACAAGAACGTCGAGACTTTGGTGCGGGCCATGGCCTACCTGCCGGAGCACGAGCTGCACTTGCTCAGCGGCATCAAAGAACCGCGTCGCCAGGAGCTAATGGAACTGATTCCAAATGGGGCGGCTGTCGTATTCCACGATGGGGTTAGCGACCATGAGTATGAGCAGTTGCTCAGCGAGTGCACCGCGTTGGTCACGCTCTCGCGCGAAGAAGGGTATGGGCTGCCACTGGTGGAAGCCATGAGCATGGGAACTCCTGTGGTTGTCACCGACATGCCGATCTTCAGGGAAGTTGCCGAAGACGCGGCGCTCTATGCCTCGCCAGATGATGCGAGAGGATTCGCTGAACAGGTGCGCACGTTGGATGAGTCTGCCACCTGGATGGAGTACTCTCACCGTGCAGTTCAACGCGCTGAGCACTACTCGTGGGAACGCTCTGCACAACAATTGCTGGAACTCGCGAAGTATGCGTCAGATCACAGGAAATAA
- a CDS encoding phage holin family protein: protein MTEAESTQADESLKSSVKSAKAQVEGLKELVPQQLSDEIKLATTVLKGKGISLGMAAALAGAALVVVSLFVIAVVVTLVNVLAIWLPGWAAALIVAGFFLLVAAILGLVGYAKVKKALPLKPEAAIRGIRHDLGVLKDGSEFDVSTLDEPLKKKPEDAEESDKKKEPKPPAPSADELILRTRRRRRQIQALRDNLGESVQAPLAKIDKVRSFTQSAGDKVSGAAAKARGFVRPASSSSEDQSEADRANGQRLEQARPYLVMAGSTLALGAVIRALFKRS, encoded by the coding sequence ATGACTGAAGCTGAATCGACGCAAGCTGACGAAAGCCTGAAGTCGAGCGTCAAGAGTGCTAAGGCGCAGGTTGAAGGACTCAAGGAGCTTGTTCCGCAACAGCTCTCGGATGAAATCAAGCTCGCGACAACTGTACTCAAGGGCAAGGGAATCAGCCTTGGCATGGCAGCAGCACTCGCTGGTGCTGCACTCGTCGTAGTTTCGCTTTTTGTTATTGCCGTCGTAGTGACCTTGGTAAATGTTTTGGCTATTTGGCTGCCTGGATGGGCTGCGGCGTTGATCGTTGCTGGCTTCTTCCTGCTAGTCGCAGCCATTTTGGGCTTGGTTGGATACGCCAAGGTCAAGAAGGCGCTGCCGCTTAAGCCAGAAGCAGCCATTAGAGGTATTCGCCATGACTTGGGCGTGCTCAAGGATGGTAGCGAGTTCGACGTCAGCACGCTCGATGAACCGCTGAAGAAGAAGCCTGAAGATGCCGAAGAAAGCGACAAGAAGAAGGAACCAAAGCCGCCGGCACCAAGTGCTGACGAACTGATCCTCCGGACCCGTCGTCGTCGCCGCCAGATTCAGGCGCTGCGCGACAACCTTGGCGAGAGCGTTCAGGCGCCTCTGGCCAAGATCGATAAAGTACGCTCCTTTACGCAAAGCGCCGGAGACAAAGTTTCCGGTGCGGCCGCCAAGGCTCGTGGATTCGTCCGACCTGCGTCTTCGTCTTCCGAAGATCAATCGGAGGCTGACAGAGCCAATGGCCAACGCCTAGAACAGGCACGACCGTACCTTGTGATGGCAGGTTCAACGCTGGCACTGGGTGCAGTTATTCGCGCCCTATTCAAGCGCTCCTGA
- a CDS encoding lysine N(6)-hydroxylase/L-ornithine N(5)-oxygenase family protein — MNQPSEHFDVIAIGAGPFNLGFAALTEGIEDLKVAVLDAAEKFVWHPGMMLPGTHLQVPFMADLVTLADPTNKYSFLNYLKRQQRIYPFYIREDFYALRQEYSNYLAWAAESIQSVRFGHRVLEVEYREGLYHLSVLTEAGMGHFTAQKLVLGTGTQPYLPPVISDEAMNTGKVVHSSNYLFGRDALLASSEATRAKAICVLGSGQSAAEIFLDLLRNLEEEDHLIWATRSERYFPLEYTKLTLEMTSPEYIDHFHALPMAKRDELSAEQKGLYKGINADLINEIHEELYERSISQAANVHLRTGCAATSITAADQGISVSLRHDRTGQDLDFVVDDLVMATGYRAGVPDFLGGIAQRIDYLADGRFNVDREYSIGLGQDIFVQNAELHTHGFTAPDLGMGAYRNSVIINRIAGREIYPVEERIAFQEFGAAELTGLPTAAPATSHA, encoded by the coding sequence ATGAATCAACCTAGCGAGCACTTCGACGTCATCGCCATCGGGGCCGGGCCCTTCAACCTGGGTTTTGCCGCCTTGACCGAGGGCATCGAGGACCTGAAGGTAGCGGTCCTCGACGCCGCTGAAAAGTTCGTCTGGCACCCGGGGATGATGCTTCCCGGAACGCATCTGCAGGTCCCTTTCATGGCGGACCTGGTCACCCTGGCCGACCCCACCAACAAGTATTCGTTCCTGAATTACTTGAAGCGCCAGCAGCGCATCTACCCGTTTTACATCCGCGAAGACTTCTACGCGCTGCGCCAGGAGTACTCCAACTACTTGGCCTGGGCCGCCGAAAGCATTCAGAGCGTGCGTTTTGGGCACCGGGTGCTCGAGGTCGAATACCGCGAGGGCCTGTACCATCTCTCGGTGCTCACCGAGGCCGGGATGGGCCACTTCACCGCGCAGAAACTGGTGCTTGGCACCGGCACCCAGCCCTACCTCCCGCCGGTGATCAGCGACGAGGCCATGAACACCGGCAAGGTGGTGCATTCGAGCAACTACCTCTTCGGGCGCGATGCGCTCTTGGCATCGAGCGAAGCCACCCGGGCCAAGGCCATCTGCGTTCTAGGCAGCGGGCAAAGCGCCGCTGAAATCTTCCTGGATCTGCTGCGCAACCTGGAGGAGGAAGACCACCTGATCTGGGCCACCCGCTCGGAACGCTACTTCCCGCTGGAATACACCAAGCTCACCTTGGAAATGACGTCGCCAGAATATATCGACCACTTCCACGCCCTGCCGATGGCCAAGCGCGACGAGCTCTCCGCCGAGCAAAAGGGCCTGTACAAGGGCATTAATGCGGACTTGATCAACGAGATCCACGAGGAACTCTACGAACGCAGCATCAGCCAGGCCGCCAACGTCCACCTGCGCACCGGTTGCGCGGCCACCAGCATCACCGCTGCAGACCAGGGCATCTCGGTCAGCCTGCGCCATGACCGCACCGGGCAGGACTTGGATTTCGTGGTCGATGATCTGGTGATGGCCACCGGTTACCGGGCAGGTGTTCCGGACTTCCTCGGCGGCATCGCCCAGCGCATCGACTACCTGGCCGATGGCCGGTTCAACGTGGACCGCGAATACTCGATCGGCCTGGGCCAGGACATCTTCGTGCAGAACGCCGAACTGCATACCCACGGCTTCACCGCACCGGACCTCGGCATGGGCGCCTACCGCAATTCGGTGATCATCAACCGGATTGCCGGGCGCGAAATCTACCCCGTTGAAGAACGCATCGCCTTCCAGGAATTCGGCGCCGCGGAACTGACCGGACTGCCTACCGCCGCCCCTGCCACCTCGCATGCCTAA